One window of the Salvia splendens isolate huo1 chromosome 1, SspV2, whole genome shotgun sequence genome contains the following:
- the LOC121768157 gene encoding protein trichome birefringence-like 34: MCKNMNLGKLRIRFIKSHYIATFFLVALAGAILYLTVDNNVVREEESKEENRETTKEGNDVVAAGNEEARCDLFSGKWIYDDVSRPLYDEEKCSFMIGDYACKKYGRKEFEYQKWRWQPHHCDLPRFNGTALLEKIRGKRVVFVGDSLNRNQWVSMLCLIESSLNQSLNKSVTRYENLFVFRAIEYNATIEFYWSPLLVESNCDDPDTHSIRDRILRITSIEKHARHWNDADILIFDSFMWWLEPTMTFLWGSFGSSDAIAKKVGMRYRRYEMALTTWSDWLEVNVNRTKTKIFFMSLSPYHFFAETWDEGYNCYNETQPISKEDYWGISTDREMMEVAESILQKMEKRGVNIEYLNITKLSDYRKDAHPTIYRKFPYPITEEKRANPTSYSDCVHWCLPGVPDIWNQILYSYIIAS, translated from the exons ATGTGCAAAAATATGAATCTTGGAAAGCTCAGAATTAGATTCATCAAGTCTCATTACATCGCTACTTTCTTCCTCGTAGCTTTGGCCGGCGCTATTCTTTATCTCACCGTCGACAACAATGTAGTGAGGGAGGAAGAATCAAAAGAAGAGAATCGAGAAACGACGAAGGAAGGCAACGACGTCGTTGCAGCTGGAAATGAGGAGGCTAGGTGCGATTTGTTTTCAGGCAAATGGATTTACGACGACGTTTCACGACCGTTGTACGACGAAGAGAAGTGTAGTTTCATGATAGGTGATTATGCTTGTAAGAAATATGGAAGAAAAGAGTTTGAATATCAAAAATGGAGATGGCAACCTCATCATTGTGATCTTCCAAG gtTTAATGGGACTGCATTGCTGGAGAAGATAAGAGGCAAGAGGGTTGTGTTTGTTGGAGATTCTTTGAACAGGAATCAATGGGTTTCAATGCTTTGTCTAATCGAATCTTCTCTGAATCAATCGTTGAATAAGAGTGTGACGAGATATGAGAATTTGTTTGTGTTCAGGGCAATT GAATACAATGCGACAATTGAGTTCTATTGGTCACCGTTACTAGTAGAGTCGAATTGCGACGATCCAGACACTCACTCTATCAGAGATCGAATACTTAGAATCACATCTATCGAGAAGCACGCGAGACATTGGAATGATGCAGATATTCTCATCTTTGATTCATTTATGTGGTGGCTAGAGCCAACCATGACATTCTT ATGGGGCTCATTTGGGAGCTCTGATGCAATAGCTAAAAAAGTTGGAATGAGGTATCGTCGTTATGAAATGGCTCTAACCACATGGTCGGATTGGTTGGAAGTCAACGTCAATCGAACCAAAACCAAGATTTTCTTTATGAGTCTCTCACCTTATCACTTCTT TGCGGAAACATGGGATGAAGGATACAACTGCTACAATGAAACACAACCGATATCAAAGGAGGACTATTGGGGAATCTCAACAGATCGAGAAATGATGGAGGTTGCTGAATCAATCCTACAAAAGATGGAGAAGAGGGGCGTCAATATTGAGTATTTGAATATAACAAAATTATCAGATTATAGAAAGGATGCCCATCCAACCATTTATAGAAAATTCCCTTATCCCATCACTGAAGAGAAGCGGGCTAATCCGACGAGCTATTCGGATTGTGTTCATTGGTGTCTGCCGGGAGTGCCTGATATTTGGAACCAGATTCTTTATTCTTACATTATTGCATCTTAA
- the LOC121768296 gene encoding uncharacterized protein LOC121768296 produces MDMLAKQMSQIATSLNEMRGNEGRIHALVKPPNRANISPITLRLGREYKGLTMKADKQGPTVMSKETEGTVQQKGNTETGETRAEDDPTFLNPETEVQNEEVRKETGGFFKGDSSKTVKSFPYRGEGRKRKDDPVDFLEIFGKLEINLPFLQALKLALFSKFIKEFIAGKTKPDGKIMIGENISAVIQKMRLPSKRTGLGMFTLLIEIGNVKVDHAMCDLGASINVLPLSLYKKLVGVRLVDTKIVIQLADRSCISQEGVLKNVIVKVHDFLYPADFHVIKMSEHESAESSGVLLSRPFLRTAKTIIDVFNGTICLDYHGEKFTFNIDEAMKKPLDVENLHAVGIINPLVQEYLETELMQE; encoded by the coding sequence ATGGACATGCTAGCCAAACAAATGTCTCAAATTGCCACCTCGTTGAATGAGATGCGTGGAAACGAAGGAAGAATCCATGCCTTAGTGAAACCACCGAACAGAGCAAACATCAGTCCAATAACCTTGAGATTAGGAAGGGAGTATAAAGGGCTAACAATGAAGGCTGATAAGCAAGGGCCGACTGTGATGAGTAAGGAGACAGAGGGCACAGTTCAACAGAAGGGAAACACCGAAACAGGGGAAACCAGAGCAGAGGATGATCCGACCTTCTTGAACCCCGAAACTGAAGTGCAAAATGAAGAAGTGAGGAAAGAAACTGGAGGGTTTTTCAAGGGAGACTCCAGCAAGACAGTTAAGTCATTTCCCTATCGTGGGGAAGGTAGAAAAAGGAAAGATGATCCAGTGGATTTCTTGGAAATTTTCGGCAAACTGGAAATCAACCTACCATTTTTACAGGCTCTAAAATTAGCTCTTTTCAGTAAGTTTATCAAGGAGTTCATTGCGGGTAAGACCAAGCCGGATGGAAAAATCATGATCGGAGAGAATATTTCAGCAGTGATACAGAAGATGAGGCTTCCATCAAAGAGAACCGGCCTAGGTATGTTTACTCTACTCATTGAAATAGGTAACGTGAAAGTTGAtcatgcaatgtgtgacctgGGCGCGTCAATAAATGTGTTACCTCTTTCGCTTTACAAGAAATTGGTAGGAGTAAGGTTAGTTGATACGAAGATAGTGATCCAattggctgataggtcatgcataagccAAGAAGGTGTGTTAAAAAATGTGATAGTTAAGGTGCATGATTTCTTGtatcctgctgatttccatgtaaTTAAGATGAGTGAAcatgaatctgctgagtctagcggagTGCTTTTAAGTAGACCATTCCTACGCACAGCTAAGactataattgatgtttttaatGGAACAATTTGTTTGGACTatcatggggagaaattcacTTTCAACATTGATGAGGCTATGAAAAAACCTTTAGATGTGGAAAATCTTCATGCCGTGGGtattattaaccccttggtccaggaatatcttgagactgaacTCATGCAGGAGTAG